From the Bacillota bacterium genome, one window contains:
- a CDS encoding ABC transporter substrate-binding protein, whose amino-acid sequence MIGTTTDVDTFNVLVSNSITSSWILDLMYPSLLAMDEKANKVPYLAKEWGYSDGGRVAWFKLREDAKWQDGTPITSEDVKYTVDITVKYNIGFNASLFSSVEKIVTPDAHTVQFYLKEPSVSFAPSAGFWLRVVPKHIWAKVQDPKQFANDNPIGAGPFALVKYQRGQYYELAPVKQGFFVQSGPPLVDKVIFKIYPDINTLILALKKGEVDLSAESIPPASVPDLKRTKGINVVSGPSLGYAYMIFNLHSKQAAFLADVQVRKAIAYAVNKDIINKMVLAGNGLPIATAVSPVLDFWHNPNVKDYAYDLNQAKRILDAAGYKDTNGDGVREVPASKGGGKLRVRILYDSGHAQQPKVMQILKDDLAKIGIEVVPDGMERNAYLAKRKELAFDLMLGRWGIMDEPADYLYLLYHSDTYGQGGINESGPNDPTLDKLLDEARKTGDVNLARDRVFKIQERLHELVPEVTLYVEQYYFGYRDRFTGYRLFPSDLRGLVDPQSLSVVHLAN is encoded by the coding sequence GTGATCGGCACCACGACCGACGTAGATACCTTCAACGTTTTGGTGTCCAACAGCATCACCTCGTCATGGATTCTAGATCTGATGTACCCGAGCCTCCTTGCGATGGATGAAAAGGCGAACAAGGTACCCTACCTCGCGAAGGAATGGGGCTATTCCGACGGCGGCCGCGTGGCGTGGTTCAAGCTGAGAGAGGATGCGAAGTGGCAGGACGGCACGCCGATCACTTCCGAGGATGTGAAGTACACGGTCGACATCACGGTAAAGTACAACATAGGTTTCAACGCCTCGCTGTTCTCCTCTGTGGAGAAGATCGTCACCCCAGACGCGCACACCGTGCAATTCTATCTGAAGGAGCCGAGCGTGAGCTTTGCGCCGAGCGCGGGCTTCTGGCTCCGAGTCGTGCCCAAGCACATCTGGGCAAAGGTTCAGGACCCGAAGCAGTTCGCAAACGATAACCCCATAGGTGCAGGCCCCTTCGCGCTTGTGAAATACCAGCGTGGCCAGTACTACGAGCTCGCGCCGGTGAAGCAAGGGTTCTTTGTCCAGTCTGGCCCGCCGCTTGTTGACAAGGTCATCTTCAAAATCTATCCCGACATCAACACCTTGATCTTGGCGTTAAAGAAAGGAGAAGTGGACCTGTCCGCAGAGTCCATACCGCCCGCGTCCGTGCCCGACCTCAAGAGGACGAAGGGCATCAATGTCGTGTCAGGCCCGAGCCTCGGGTATGCATACATGATCTTCAACCTGCACTCGAAGCAGGCCGCGTTCCTGGCAGACGTGCAGGTGCGTAAGGCGATAGCCTATGCGGTGAACAAGGACATAATCAACAAGATGGTCCTCGCGGGAAACGGGCTTCCTATCGCAACGGCCGTGTCCCCGGTCCTCGACTTCTGGCACAACCCCAACGTTAAGGACTACGCGTACGATCTCAACCAGGCAAAACGGATTCTGGACGCGGCTGGGTACAAAGACACGAATGGCGACGGGGTCAGGGAGGTCCCGGCTTCCAAAGGCGGCGGAAAGCTCAGAGTACGGATCCTTTACGATTCCGGACATGCTCAGCAACCCAAGGTAATGCAGATACTCAAGGACGACCTTGCGAAGATCGGGATAGAGGTCGTGCCCGATGGCATGGAGCGCAACGCGTACCTGGCGAAGAGGAAAGAGCTGGCCTTCGACCTCATGCTGGGCCGCTGGGGCATCATGGACGAGCCCGCCGACTACCTCTACCTGCTGTACCACTCTGATACTTATGGCCAGGGAGGAATCAACGAGTCCGGTCCCAACGATCCCACGCTCGACAAGCTGCTCGATGAAGCGAGGAAGACCGGGGATGTCAATCTGGCGCGTGACAGGGTGTTCAAGATTCAAGAACGCTTGCACGAGCTAGTTCCAGAGGTCACCTTGTATGTGGAGCAGTACTACTTTGGGTATCGTGACCGGTTCACGGGTTACCGCCTGTTCCCGAGCGATCTGCGAGGGCTCGTCGATCCTCAGTCGCTGTCGGTGGTCCATCTGGCGAACTAG
- a CDS encoding ABC transporter permease, giving the protein MSRYMLKRVLRGLLTVAVSVTLTFIIVRVMPGDPATMLMDPRMTEEIRQQILHDFGLDKPLWVQYLTYVGQLLKGNLGVSFRSLTPVAAVIWSRLPWTLLLMGTSFILTILIGVPLGVVAAVKRGGACDRVINAFAIAGHSIFVPWLGITLLYLLGYTLPWFPIGGACDIGVTGWEAVSSVARHLVLPVTTLTIINLASYVLFLRTGMVETLREDFVRTARAKGVPENRVIFRHALRNAFLPTVTMIGLQLGSMVGGAVLTESVFAYPGVGRLIYESVTQHDYPVLQGTFIILAFTVILANILTDLAYAYLDPKVRFEA; this is encoded by the coding sequence ATGAGCCGATACATGCTAAAGCGCGTCCTGCGCGGTCTTCTAACGGTCGCGGTCTCGGTAACCTTGACGTTCATCATAGTGAGGGTCATGCCCGGAGATCCAGCCACGATGCTCATGGATCCCAGGATGACCGAGGAGATACGCCAGCAGATACTACACGACTTCGGCTTGGACAAGCCGCTGTGGGTCCAGTACCTGACATATGTGGGGCAATTACTCAAGGGCAACCTCGGGGTGTCGTTCCGCTCGCTTACGCCCGTCGCGGCTGTCATTTGGTCGAGGCTTCCTTGGACCCTCCTCCTCATGGGCACGAGCTTCATCCTGACCATTCTCATTGGGGTGCCGCTCGGGGTGGTAGCTGCTGTCAAGCGTGGAGGGGCCTGCGACCGCGTCATCAACGCCTTCGCCATCGCGGGACACTCGATCTTCGTTCCGTGGCTCGGGATCACCCTGCTTTACCTCTTGGGGTACACGCTTCCGTGGTTTCCCATAGGGGGCGCGTGCGACATAGGGGTCACGGGATGGGAGGCCGTGTCCAGCGTGGCGAGGCACCTGGTGTTGCCCGTGACCACGCTCACCATAATCAACCTCGCGAGCTACGTTCTCTTTCTTAGAACGGGGATGGTCGAGACGCTGAGGGAAGACTTCGTCCGAACCGCAAGGGCGAAAGGGGTGCCCGAGAACCGAGTGATATTCAGGCACGCCCTGCGAAACGCGTTCTTGCCGACGGTTACGATGATAGGTCTTCAGCTCGGGTCCATGGTTGGTGGCGCGGTGCTGACGGAGTCTGTCTTCGCCTATCCGGGGGTAGGGAGGCTCATTTACGAATCTGTCACGCAGCACGATTATCCCGTGTTGCAGGGCACGTTCATAATCCTTGCCTTTACGGTCATCCTGGCGAACATTCTCACGGACCTCGCCTACGCCTATCTAGACCCCAAGGTCAGGTTCGAGGCATGA
- a CDS encoding ABC transporter permease produces the protein MSAAADADANVDAACVDARENGARAHAPGVMRRLISNPLGAIGLTVLALMTLVAIFAPALAPYPSGYGNLDEMSLPPSRLHPFGTDDMGLDILAQVIWGTRVSMLVGVAATMLSLAIGVPVGLFAGFYRGRVDAFATSVIDIFLSLPVLPLMILLGAVLGPSLTNIILVIGFFSWPSTARVVRAQALSVAEQQFTEAARAMGATDARILLKHLLPNVFPPIMVNMVLTIATAVISEAGLSFLGLGDPTQWSWGRILENAHRSGAFATAWWHTLFPSLAIMLLVMSANFLGMAINEILNPRLKRR, from the coding sequence ATGTCCGCAGCAGCAGATGCAGATGCAAACGTTGATGCAGCTTGCGTCGATGCCCGCGAGAACGGGGCCCGCGCTCACGCGCCGGGCGTTATGAGGCGGCTCATTTCGAACCCGTTGGGCGCGATTGGCCTGACGGTTCTCGCATTGATGACTTTGGTGGCCATCTTTGCGCCGGCCCTGGCGCCTTACCCGTCGGGATACGGGAACCTGGATGAGATGAGCCTGCCTCCGAGCAGGCTCCATCCCTTCGGCACAGACGACATGGGCCTCGACATACTGGCGCAGGTGATTTGGGGAACGAGAGTATCGATGCTCGTGGGGGTCGCCGCGACCATGCTTTCGCTCGCCATCGGCGTCCCCGTCGGGCTATTTGCCGGGTTTTACCGAGGGCGCGTGGACGCCTTCGCTACCAGCGTGATCGACATCTTCCTGAGCCTGCCTGTGCTCCCCTTGATGATACTCCTGGGAGCCGTGCTCGGGCCGAGCCTGACGAACATCATACTCGTGATCGGCTTCTTTAGCTGGCCGTCTACGGCGCGCGTAGTCCGGGCACAAGCGCTCTCCGTGGCCGAGCAGCAGTTTACGGAGGCTGCAAGGGCGATGGGCGCCACCGACGCGCGTATTCTGCTGAAACATCTCCTGCCGAACGTGTTCCCGCCGATTATGGTGAATATGGTGCTCACCATCGCCACGGCCGTGATATCCGAGGCGGGCCTCAGCTTCCTCGGGCTGGGCGATCCCACCCAGTGGAGCTGGGGGCGGATTCTCGAAAACGCGCACCGCAGCGGCGCGTTCGCCACTGCATGGTGGCACACTCTCTTCCCTAGCCTTGCGATAATGCTCTTGGTCATGTCGGCGAACTTCCTCGGCATGGCGATCAACGAGATCCTCAATCCACGTTTGAAGAGGAGGTAA
- a CDS encoding amidohydrolase family protein, giving the protein MQALDILVTNARVIDGTGKDAFMGAVGIKGDKIAFVARGAAGIAEAKTVIDAGGKVVCPGFVDPHAHLELLILHQPRTEAYVAQGITTAVNGNCGHSVTPYGTDRVLEYQYRNGLITQRFRETPTPFRWNSFSEYIAGLAAAGGTAINHGFLLGHGTLRWAVMGGAINRPPNEDERKELKRLVREGLEQGALGMSTGLAYIPSKYADTDEIVELAEVLAEYDATYASHIRYQLGIEAATAEAIEIGRRSGARVQVSHLHMGAPGAYRLIADAVAEGQDVAADTIPRSTGHLVRGDRLVQFIMTMSPEYFDVGVDGVLDAMRTPEGRRLFVHQEPFFTHDPAEVYIVNTGDASLEGRTVADVASARSVSPPDLIFDLLLEKGREVTFWFGKDRQDAAPDFPPDEVIRYPWLSPGTDILMVEDWDPQGWYELMRPGCNVTFMRQARRAGVRLEEVIRRMTSFPAKQFRIRDRGVLEEGKAADVIVFDPDAFAYPAADEIDYSNPYTRATGMDYVIVNGTIVMAEGRQLDALPGRPVTR; this is encoded by the coding sequence TTGCAAGCCCTAGACATCCTCGTCACCAACGCCAGGGTGATAGACGGGACAGGGAAAGACGCTTTCATGGGAGCGGTCGGCATCAAGGGCGACAAGATAGCATTCGTCGCCAGAGGAGCAGCGGGCATTGCAGAGGCAAAGACCGTCATCGACGCGGGAGGCAAGGTGGTCTGCCCGGGCTTTGTGGATCCCCACGCCCACCTCGAGCTCCTGATCCTGCACCAGCCGCGCACCGAGGCGTATGTGGCCCAGGGCATCACCACCGCTGTAAACGGGAACTGCGGCCATTCAGTCACCCCGTACGGTACCGACCGCGTGCTGGAATACCAATACAGAAACGGCCTCATCACACAGAGGTTCCGGGAAACCCCCACGCCCTTCCGATGGAACTCATTCTCTGAGTATATCGCCGGGCTCGCGGCAGCCGGCGGCACTGCCATAAACCACGGGTTCTTGCTAGGACACGGCACTTTGCGCTGGGCGGTCATGGGCGGGGCCATCAACAGGCCGCCGAACGAAGACGAGCGCAAGGAGCTCAAGAGGCTCGTAAGGGAGGGCCTCGAACAGGGTGCGCTCGGTATGTCCACGGGGCTGGCGTATATTCCCAGTAAGTACGCGGACACGGACGAGATAGTCGAGCTCGCAGAAGTGCTGGCGGAATACGACGCCACCTACGCCTCCCATATTCGATATCAGCTCGGGATCGAGGCTGCGACCGCGGAAGCCATCGAGATCGGCAGGCGTTCAGGCGCGAGGGTCCAGGTTTCGCACCTTCACATGGGGGCGCCCGGGGCATACAGGCTTATCGCGGACGCCGTCGCCGAAGGACAGGACGTGGCGGCCGACACGATCCCGAGGAGCACAGGGCATCTCGTTCGCGGCGACCGCCTCGTCCAGTTCATCATGACGATGTCTCCTGAGTACTTCGACGTGGGCGTCGACGGGGTGCTGGACGCCATGCGGACGCCGGAGGGTCGCAGGCTCTTCGTGCATCAGGAGCCTTTCTTCACGCACGATCCCGCGGAGGTATATATCGTGAACACGGGCGACGCCTCGCTGGAAGGAAGGACCGTGGCGGATGTCGCGAGCGCGCGTTCGGTGAGCCCGCCGGACCTCATCTTCGATCTCCTGCTGGAGAAGGGGAGGGAAGTCACTTTCTGGTTCGGCAAAGATAGACAGGACGCCGCGCCGGACTTCCCGCCGGACGAGGTCATCCGGTATCCATGGCTTTCGCCTGGCACCGATATCCTGATGGTCGAGGACTGGGATCCCCAAGGATGGTACGAGCTCATGCGGCCCGGATGCAACGTCACCTTTATGAGGCAGGCCCGGCGCGCGGGCGTGCGGCTCGAAGAGGTCATCCGGCGGATGACCTCCTTCCCCGCGAAGCAATTCCGCATAAGAGACCGGGGCGTCCTGGAAGAGGGCAAGGCCGCGGACGTGATAGTCTTCGACCCGGATGCCTTTGCTTACCCGGCCGCGGACGAGATCGACTACTCGAACCCTTACACGCGGGCGACCGGCATGGATTACGTGATCGTGAACGGCACGATCGTCATGGCAGAGGGCCGGCAGCTCGACGCGCTTCCGGGGCGACCCGTCACGCGTTAG
- a CDS encoding aminopeptidase P family protein, whose amino-acid sequence MRLTRPFYLRKIARCRQELADRCLDGLFILNHLSIWYLTGLFHFPTERPIGVFIGTEEDSPRFFIPKLEEDQIREIWDSNIETYFEYPGVVDPLAWMCGRLADLGYGNKRLAYEGNIPVGYKEALCAALPGVDWREAGDIIAGMRLVKDEEEIQLIRKAALYSDFMVEEGVRVVKERGLVSEIEILEEVVRRTVDRMLDELDPIVYVSGIAGGLVCSGERSAFPHGLPSKRRIKRGENLILSFGCIVGGYNAESERTVFVGSPSAEQRRMYEAVREAQETGTMALKPGRPCKDANKVCLDVLRRAGLWEYVKHRQGHGIGISNHEAPWIEDGDGTILRPGMVVSSEPGIYVPGGGGYRVSDTVLITEAGPERLTSYPRDIEHLIIDI is encoded by the coding sequence ATGAGGCTGACGAGACCTTTCTATCTCCGCAAGATAGCGCGATGCAGGCAGGAGCTGGCGGATAGGTGCCTGGATGGTTTATTCATCCTGAACCACCTGAGCATCTGGTATCTCACGGGTCTCTTTCACTTTCCGACGGAGCGGCCCATCGGGGTCTTCATAGGCACCGAAGAGGACAGCCCCAGGTTCTTCATACCGAAGCTCGAGGAGGACCAGATACGCGAGATCTGGGACTCCAACATCGAGACTTACTTCGAGTACCCGGGCGTTGTCGACCCGTTGGCGTGGATGTGCGGCCGTCTTGCAGACTTGGGCTACGGCAACAAGCGGCTGGCGTACGAAGGCAACATTCCTGTGGGCTATAAAGAGGCGCTATGCGCGGCGCTGCCCGGCGTTGACTGGAGGGAAGCCGGGGATATCATCGCCGGCATGCGCCTGGTGAAGGACGAGGAGGAGATCCAACTTATCCGCAAGGCGGCCCTGTATTCCGACTTCATGGTGGAGGAAGGGGTGCGGGTCGTCAAGGAGCGGGGGCTCGTTTCGGAGATAGAGATCCTCGAAGAGGTGGTCAGGAGGACAGTCGACAGGATGCTTGACGAGTTGGACCCCATAGTCTACGTCTCAGGCATCGCTGGTGGGCTGGTGTGTTCGGGCGAGCGATCCGCGTTTCCGCACGGGCTTCCGAGCAAGCGCCGGATAAAGCGCGGCGAGAACCTGATACTCAGCTTCGGGTGCATCGTGGGCGGGTACAACGCCGAGAGCGAAAGGACCGTCTTCGTGGGCAGCCCGTCCGCCGAGCAAAGGAGGATGTACGAGGCGGTGAGGGAGGCACAGGAGACCGGCACGATGGCTCTCAAGCCGGGCCGCCCGTGTAAGGACGCCAACAAGGTCTGTCTTGATGTGCTCCGCCGGGCGGGCCTATGGGAGTATGTGAAACATCGGCAGGGACACGGAATAGGCATCTCCAACCATGAGGCGCCGTGGATCGAGGACGGCGACGGCACCATCCTGAGACCGGGGATGGTCGTGTCGAGCGAGCCAGGGATATACGTGCCCGGCGGCGGCGGGTACCGCGTTTCGGACACGGTGCTCATCACGGAGGCGGGTCCGGAGAGGCTTACGTCCTATCCGCGCGACATCGAACACCTCATCATAGACATCTGA
- a CDS encoding diguanylate cyclase, with amino-acid sequence MGLNKRYNGYKAYQYLEPGVDYRDFVLCKEIGRVPEYLVPLTPEQERRVEEIARDSIIISLHDHPVAFPEDLERDLFEYAREGRERTAYEGLSQSYLDCVFDNMMDGTCTITSKAGWKWRDVLYDLGMRLSDIAHQDFIIRCERVDDIYRAHAEGKIALVPAIEGAAMLENEVDRVDILYGFGVRLMGITYSESNALGSGLREDNDGGLTQFGRQVVERMNKIGMAIDCSHCGVKTTLDVIKTSKKPIFLTHVGARALWESKRLFPDDVLKACADKGGVIGIEAAPHTTLTEKNRTHTIESYMEHFEYVKDLVGIDHVAFGPDTLYGDHVGLHHAYAAHLSTKGTQGVKHFDEVEYVKGMENPTEASKNPLRWLVKHDYSTEDIQKVLGLNILRVLKEVWY; translated from the coding sequence ATGGGTTTGAACAAGCGGTACAACGGCTACAAGGCGTACCAGTACCTCGAACCTGGGGTGGACTACAGAGACTTCGTCCTGTGTAAGGAGATCGGGCGCGTCCCGGAGTACCTCGTTCCTCTCACTCCTGAGCAGGAGAGGCGCGTGGAGGAGATAGCGCGTGACTCAATCATCATATCCCTTCACGATCACCCCGTGGCCTTCCCAGAAGACCTTGAGCGTGACCTCTTCGAGTACGCCCGTGAGGGCAGGGAGCGGACAGCGTACGAGGGGCTGTCCCAGTCCTATCTTGACTGCGTGTTCGATAACATGATGGACGGGACATGCACCATCACCTCCAAAGCCGGTTGGAAGTGGCGCGACGTGCTTTACGACCTCGGGATGAGGCTCTCCGACATCGCTCACCAGGACTTCATCATCCGCTGCGAGCGGGTGGATGACATCTACCGCGCGCACGCCGAGGGCAAGATCGCGCTGGTGCCCGCCATCGAGGGCGCGGCGATGCTTGAGAACGAGGTCGACCGGGTGGACATCCTCTACGGGTTCGGCGTCCGGCTCATGGGGATCACGTACAGCGAGTCGAATGCGCTGGGCTCCGGGCTGCGCGAGGACAACGACGGCGGCCTGACCCAGTTCGGGCGGCAAGTGGTCGAGAGGATGAACAAGATCGGCATGGCCATCGACTGCTCCCACTGCGGCGTGAAGACCACTCTGGACGTCATCAAGACGAGCAAGAAGCCCATATTCCTCACGCACGTGGGCGCGCGGGCGTTGTGGGAGAGCAAGAGGCTGTTCCCCGACGACGTGCTGAAGGCCTGTGCTGACAAGGGAGGCGTCATCGGCATCGAGGCGGCGCCCCATACGACGCTCACGGAGAAGAACAGGACGCACACCATCGAGTCGTACATGGAGCACTTCGAATACGTGAAAGACCTCGTTGGCATCGACCACGTGGCGTTTGGGCCGGACACTTTGTACGGCGACCATGTAGGCCTGCATCACGCCTATGCAGCCCACCTCTCAACCAAGGGCACACAGGGCGTGAAGCACTTTGACGAGGTGGAGTACGTGAAGGGCATGGAGAACCCCACCGAGGCTTCGAAGAACCCCTTGCGCTGGCTCGTTAAGCACGACTACTCCACCGAGGACATTCAGAAAGTGCTCGGGCTGAACATCCTGCGCGTCTTGAAGGAAGTGTGGTACTAG
- a CDS encoding restriction endonuclease has protein sequence MSFSEGESLWRHYGTQVNVDFPTPKTDNRWRLTSQGWVGFIPLTSDLGIHLVPKVPVANLFYMLEYAYDLKGLRFLENTVHCRTLQEFYNSLAKTLALRILNRERKGLYRSYRDEHEVLKYLRGRIDLARHVTRPWSIAFDCEFQDHLADIEDNRILAWSLHLIARNQLCSEEVARICRIAYRRIRASVGLQPFKGRDCIGRTYNRLNQDYQPLHSLCRFFLDHSGPSALAGAEYQMLPFLINMPRLFELFVANWLKARLPPEFKVQPQEQVVVGTSGELVFRMDLVLYDLERGGVCCILDTKYKVSDTPSTQDIAQLFTYELARECDRAVLVYPTASIKPFEDSIQNKRVKSMAFALEGEDMRESGEGFLTQLLSWVKDGSG, from the coding sequence ATGTCCTTCTCTGAGGGAGAGTCTCTTTGGCGGCACTATGGGACTCAGGTGAATGTGGATTTCCCGACACCGAAGACTGACAACCGGTGGCGCTTGACCTCCCAAGGATGGGTAGGTTTCATCCCCCTGACGAGCGATCTGGGCATCCATCTTGTCCCGAAGGTGCCCGTGGCAAACCTCTTCTACATGCTCGAATACGCATACGACCTCAAGGGTCTTCGCTTTCTCGAAAACACCGTCCATTGCCGTACTTTACAGGAGTTCTACAATTCTCTGGCAAAGACTCTCGCCCTCAGAATCCTGAACCGCGAAAGGAAAGGCCTTTACCGATCGTACCGGGACGAGCATGAGGTTCTGAAATACCTGAGGGGACGCATAGACCTCGCGAGACACGTGACAAGACCCTGGTCGATCGCGTTTGATTGTGAGTTTCAGGATCACCTGGCCGATATCGAAGATAACAGGATCCTTGCGTGGTCACTCCATCTCATAGCCCGTAACCAGCTGTGCTCAGAGGAGGTTGCCAGGATCTGCCGCATAGCCTATCGAAGGATCCGCGCATCTGTAGGTCTCCAGCCCTTTAAGGGACGAGACTGCATCGGACGAACGTACAATCGGCTCAACCAGGACTACCAACCTCTTCACTCGCTGTGCAGGTTTTTCCTTGATCACAGCGGCCCCAGCGCCCTCGCGGGAGCGGAGTACCAGATGCTCCCATTCCTCATCAACATGCCGAGGTTGTTCGAGCTTTTCGTGGCCAATTGGCTGAAAGCGCGCCTGCCTCCTGAGTTCAAGGTCCAGCCCCAGGAACAAGTGGTTGTAGGTACTTCCGGCGAGCTGGTCTTTAGAATGGACCTCGTGCTATACGACCTTGAGCGTGGAGGCGTTTGCTGCATCCTGGACACCAAGTACAAGGTTTCTGACACCCCGTCGACTCAGGACATAGCGCAGCTATTTACCTACGAATTGGCAAGAGAGTGCGACCGCGCGGTCCTGGTCTACCCCACGGCTTCCATCAAGCCTTTCGAGGACTCGATTCAGAACAAGCGGGTCAAGTCGATGGCATTCGCTCTCGAAGGCGAAGATATGAGAGAATCAGGCGAAGGTTTTCTCACACAGCTTCTCTCGTGGGTCAAGGATGGATCAGGATGA